In Beggiatoa leptomitoformis, the genomic window CCTGCAGGACGGAAGGCGGGTATTAAAGTCGCTGATGTAAAAGAACTTGTTAATAAACTGAAAAACGAAGCAAAGGTTATCTAAATGCGTATCCTCGTCATTGCTGAACATGATAATAATAGCCTTAAAGCCAGTACTTTAAACACGCTTAAAGCCGCGAGTTTAGTCGGTGGGGATATTCACGTATTGGTTGCAGGGCATAATGCGCAATCTGTCGCGCAAGCAGTTGCAACAGTTGCAGGAGTCAGTAAGGTTTTGCATGTAGAAGCCCCGTATTATGCGAATCCATTAGCTGAAAGTTTTGCTGATTTAATCCTGTCTATTGCCAAGAATTACAGTCATTTATTTGCAGCAGCGACTACGTTCGGAAAAAATGTTATGCCGCGTGTTGCTGCATTATTAGATGTTGCACAATTATCTGAAATTAGTGCGGTTATTAGTGCTGATACGTTCGTGCGTCCTATTTTTGCGGGTAATGTTTTAGCAACCGTGCAATCTAAAGATGCTATTAAAGTTATTACGGTACGGATTACCAATTTTGAAGCAGCAAGCACGGGTAATGCGTCTGCACCGATTGAAAGCATCAGCGCGGTTGCTGATAACTCACGCGCTCAATTTGTCAGTCAAGCCTTAAGTAAATCGGAACGTCCCGAATTAACGAATGCTCGAGTTGTTATTTCGGGTGGTCGTGGCATGGCAAGTGGTGAGAATTTCTATTTGTTAGAAAAAATCGCGGATAAACTCAATGCGGCAATTGGTGCATCACGTGCGGCAGTGGACGCGGGTTTTGTGCCGAATGATTATCAGGTGGGACAAACAGGTAAAGTTGTCGCGCCAGAGTTATATATTGCGGTTGGTATTTCAGGTGCTATTCAACACTTAGCAGGGATGAAAGACAGCAAAGTCATTGTTGCGATTAATAAAGACGAAGAAGCCCCTATTTTCCAAGTAGCTGATTATGGACTTGTTGGAGATTTATTTACATTATTACCTGAATTGGAAAAAGAATTAGGATAGCTTTATCGTCAATGTATCTTTAGTATTTATACGCTGGCTTGTATAAAAACCGTGTAACGTTTTATGCGTTATGCGGTTTTTTATTGTTTGTGTGTAATTTTCCATCATCATCTTGATTTTGTAATTGTTTAAACAAGTTCATCAAGCAATGGCAATATATAGTAACCGTATTTTAAAAAGAGAATAAGAAATGACCTATTCAATAGATTTCCGTAAAAAAGTATTAAAAGTGAAACAAGAAGAAAATCTTGCTCGTTACCAAGTTTCACTTGGTAATGCCTATTCGCCAAGCTCTGCTTGGCGGGTACTTGAACGCCCCACGCTTAAATCCGCTTGTACTCGGCAAGCGGAGCTTGCAAAGCAGGCATTACCAAGCAGAGCTTGGTAACGAGCAAATTGTTCTATTGATGCGCTCTTTTTACTCATATTCTATTTAATCTTTTTATAGTACTGTTGCTATAGCCCCAATTAGCTGCAAAATAAAACCCGCCTTACAACTTTCTTGCAAAAACGGCTAACCCAATTCCACCTAAAATTAATGTGCTGGAAATGAATAAATGCAAACTCAATACTTCACCTAAGAAAATAATTCCCGCCATTGCCGCAATAATCGGCACGGACAATTGCACGGTTGCCGCCCGAGTTGCCGTGAGTCCTGTTAATGCGGTGTACCAAATCGCATAACCTATCCCCGATGCAAAAGCCCCTGATAAAATCGCTAAAACAATGCCTTGTACTGAGTAAGTAGCCGTTTGCCACAGAATAGCACTGACAATAATGGTAAAAGGTAAAGTACCAATAAAGTTTTTTGCTGTTGCCGTAATTGGATGATGCACACCACGCCCGCGCAAGGAATATCCCCCCCATGCAATGCCAGCAACTGCCATAAGTAACGAACCCAATAATGGTGGCGCGTTTAATGAGGGAAATACTAGATAAATTAAACCGATAATCGCAAAAATAAGTCCAATCCATTCAATAAAATGGGGTCTTTCTCCACGCCACAATGCGACACTAATCATCGTCGCCTGTACAGCACCAAATAAAATTAACGCGCCTGTGCCTGTTGTTAAATATTGGTAAGCAAAAGAAAAAGTAATTGCGTATAAAAATAATAACCCCGCAGAAAAATAATCCATGCGCACGGCTTGCCATGTTGATTTTTTAAATAGAAAACTAATGCTAGCAAGGGTTATCGCGCCAGAAATCAAGCGAATCATGGTAAAACTTGCACCGTCGATTAATTGCCCGCCTAATGCCATACGGCAAAACAATGAATTAGCGGCAAAAGCGAATAAAGCTAACAGTGTGTATAATAAAATATTGTGTGGTCTGTCATGTGTATCCATTGTTTTACCTGAATTAAAGTTGTTAGTATTGGGTTTTAACCATGGTTAGGTAATAAAACATAGTTTGGTAAACGAATAATAAATTTAACTCCACCGACTGCAATATTTTCTGCCCAAATTTTCCCACCATGTTGTTCAACAATACGTTGGCAAATGGTCAATCCTAACCCTGTTCCTTTGGGCTTTCCTGCTTGTTGGTCATCTACTTGATGAAATTTTTCAAAGACTTTCTGTAAATGTGTTGCGGGAATACCCGAGCCATTATCTTCTACTTCAATGTTTAACCATTGTTTTTCTGATAATAATCGTACGATGACTTGACCAGTCTCTGCTTCAGTAAATTTGCTGGCATTGGATAATAAATTAATCAGCACTTGAATCAAACGGTCGCGGTCAACTTCTGCTAACAAGGCATTTTCAGGTAATTGTGGTAGAAGATGAATGTGACGCTCATGAAATAATTGGCTAACTGCCGCACAAGCGGTTGTAATCAACTCCCGCAAATCGTGTGTGGATTTATGCCACTCCATCCGTCCTGATTCAATTTTTGCCAAGTCTAAAACATCATTGATTAAACGGGTTAAACGTTCTGCTTCTTTAACAATGATATCCAAAAACTGCTGGCGTTGTTCGAGGTCTATGGTTGGATTATTTAACAAAATTTCTGAGAATGCACGAATCGAGGTTAGTGGCGTGCGCAATTCATGGCTGACAGTCGCTACAAATTCGTCTTTTAAATGGTCTAGCTCCTGTAATCGCTCATTGACAGTCCGTAGCTCACGGGTTGCCATTTCTAATTCGTGCGATTTTTGCTCCAATTGTCGGCTGTAGGCTCTCACTTGAGAAGTTTCTTCTAAAATTTGTAAAACATCTTGCACACTTAATGGTTCTCCTTTAATAACAGAGGCAACCATGATGTGTGCAGAAGCCGAGCCTATCGCACCGGTTAATAGCTGTTCTACAAAAGTGATAAGCTGTGGTGTTGTAGGTGTTTGCTCATTGAGATTAAACTTTTTTTGTTGCGCATAGTTTTTAAAAGCTTGATTAGTCTTTTCTTCCCCAAGAAAACGTATTGTTAAGGCTTTTAAATCGGCAATATTTCCTTGTCCATGTCGATAGTAAATTTGTTCGTTGCGTTCTGTGTGGAAAACATCGACAAATAAGCTAGCTTGTAATCGTTCTAGCGTGCGTTTGTGTGAGAACAACGACACAATAATTAAGCCGAGTAGATTAAAAAATAAACTCCAAAAAACAGCATGTGTAATATTATCTAATCCTGTTAATCCAAAAAGTTGATAAGGTTTTAATAGTGCAATGTTTAATAAGCCTTTTTCAATAAAATCCATTGATAACCAACCCGATTTTGCAAATGCGGGCAGCAGTAGCGTGTAGCTCCAAATAAAAAAACCCATGCTCAATCCAACCAATGCACCTTGACGATTTGCGCCTTTCCAGTAAATTCCAAGAAAGATTGCAGGGGCGAATTGTGCCGCCGCCGCGAAAGAAACTAATCCAATAGTTACCAGCGCGTAGGATTCACCAATAAGTCGGTAATAACCATATCCTAGTAATAAAATACAGGCGATGGTGCAACGACGGATAAGAAGTAATAAACGCCCTAAATCTTGGCGGGCACTAAGATTTAATCTATTGATACGTAATAGAATAGGCATTAATAGGTCATTACTCACCATTGTTGCAAGCGCGATAGTTTCAACAATAACCATGCTAGCCGCAGCGGATAATCCGCCGATAAAAACCAAGAGTGTTAGCCCTTCTGCTTTAGCAAACATGGGCAGGGTTAATACATAGGTGTCGGGGTCTATGGCTTGTTGGGTAAATAGGAGTTGTCCTGCTAACGCAATCGGAAAAACAAAAATATTGATGATTAATAAGTATAAGGGAAATAGCCAACTGGCTGTTTTTAAATGTTGTTCATTGACGTTTTCGACAACACCGACTTGAAATTGACGTGGCAGGAATAAAATGGAACACATGGATAAAATAATCAGGGTAAACCAGTTGATATAGCCACCGGTAACGCTTTCCATCGTCATGCGTTTTTGCAACTCAGGTACAGCAAAGGCTTGTGTAAATAAGTCGGTTGGACCTGTAAATAATCCCCATGTCACAAAAATACCTACCGCTAAAAAAGCCAGTAATTTAACAATAGATTCAAAGGCTATTGCTGCAACCATGCCCTCATGTCGTTCTGTTGCGTCTAAATGGCGCGTGCCGAATAAAATCGTAAATATCGCTAAAATCAATGCAATATAAAAAGCAGTATCAAACCAAATAGGACGTAATCCCAGTTGTTTAGGCATCATTAAGATTGGATACTGGCTGACAATATCTAAACTGCTGGAAATGGCTTTTAGTTGTAATGCAATATAGGGCAAAATGCCAATAACTGCGATAATTGTGACTAAACCACTTAAACTAGCACTTTTGCCATAACGTGAGCCGATAAAATCTGCTATCGACGTGATGCGATAGCGGTGAGCAATACGGATAATTTTACGTAAAATCAACCAGAATAAAGCAGCCGTTAGTGTTGCCCCCAGATAAATAGGTAGAAAACCCATGCCACTGGTCGTTGCACGTCCGACGCTACCGTAAAAACTCCATGCCGTACAATAAATCGCAATAGACAGGGTGTAAACATAAGGATTGCTGATTAAAGAATGCCCACTGTCTGCGCGCTTATCGCCGTAATAAGCAATGCCGAATAAGATACCTAAATAACTAAACGAGACTAATAAAATCACCCAGTGTTGTAACATTATTCTTCTCCTTTAGGTGTTGAATCAGTTTTATGTAAAATAAGGGCAGTAAATCCAATAAATATCAACCAAACTATAAATAAATATATATATAATAACGGAATTCCAAATATTAAAATGGCTTGACTGAAAAGAGAAAGTAGGGGATAGATAAATAATAATGTGCCAAATAAAAGAAGACTGAGTAGATAGCTTGCGGTGGTGTGCATAAAAATGACCTATTTTCTGGCGTTGTGCTTAACAATGAGTTGACATTACCTGATGTTTTGCTGAACTTTTAAAAATCATTAAATCATGCAGACAGTTTTATAGGTAGTAAATGCTAAAATGAACCTATTAGGTAAAACAAACACCTGCTGAACGTTTTTTGTACATCTTTTAGTCAATCCTCTTGAGTCAACATAATGAAACGAATTAAACGATTTTTTTATATGGTCGGATGTGTGTTTTTAATCAGTGTGTTATGTGGATATGGATACGCCGCTGATAAAGGGACTTATTCAACAGCACCGACATTACATCAGGGGAAAAAGTGGCGGATTGGATATTTAGAAGGGGGTACGTTAGCCACTTACCCGCTCAATGTTATCGCCATTGTTAAAGGGTTGGAGGAGTTGGAATGGCTATCATTACCTACCATTCCTAAACTTGCGGATTCTAAAGATACAAAAGCCTTGTGGCAATGGCTGGTGCAGAATGTAAAAAGTGATTATATCGAATTTGTTGCTGAGGCTTATTGGTCATCTAATTGGGATGAAAAACAACGCCCTGTAACAAAAGCAACGGTTATTAAATATCTTAATGAAAAACAAGATATTGACTTAATGTTGGCATTAGGTACATGGGCAGGACAAGATTTAGCCAATGATGAACATCATGTCGCAACGATTGTCGCCTCTACTTCTGATGCACTGGCTTCAAAAATTATTAAAAGTGCAACCGATTCTGGGTTTGACCATCTTCATGCAAAAGTGGATGTAACGCGCTTTGAGCGACAAATTCGTTTATTTAATGATGTTGTTAATTTTAAAAAGTTGGGGGTTGTTTACGAGGATACGGACGAAGGCAGAAGTTTTGCCGCTATTCCAATCATTCAAACCGTTGCAAACGAAAGAAAGTTTGATGTTGTTTCTTGTTATGCCGCATTTTCGGGCGTAGAAATTGCTGAGGCGGAAAATAATGTGTTGCGTTGTTATAAAGAAATCGCGCCAAAAGTAGAGGCGGTTTATGTCACTATTCATCGTGGTATTACAGCAAAAACGTTACCTGTGATAGCGCAAAATTTAATCGATAATAAAGTGGCTAGTTTTGCACAACAAGGCTCAAGCCAAGTGCAAGCAGGCGTTTTACTGAGTATGGCATCCCCCGGCTTTCAGGACGTTGGACGATTTTATGCGGCAACCATTGCCAAGATTTTTAACGGTGCAAAACCCCGCGAGTTAAGCCAAATTTTTGAGGACCCAATACGTATTGCTATTAACATGGCTACGGCTAATTTAATCGGTTTTGAACCCCCAATTGTGATTTTTGGGATTGCCGATGAAATTTATCAAGATATTGAAGTCCCAAAGTGAAATATATTGTTTTAAATCAATATATTAAGACAGACAGCACGTAGAGAATTACATGTATTATATTTTATCCCTGTTATTCAGAAAATATTGGGGAATTTACAACTTCTGTTTAGCTTGACTTGTTGGATTTTACCGTTTGGAGAGCGTTTATAAAACGGTAGGATAGGCTTACACTATTGACCGCATCAAGACAAAATCTTGCTTTCTCAAAAAACATGAAAAAGTGGCGTATAACACTAGGAGCGTTAATATGAAGAAAAAATTATTCGTTATCTATCTAACATCAACATTGATGGGAATTAGCTTTGCTAGTTATGCGGTGGAGGACTCCGCGCCTAAAGCAACTTTACACAGCGCAACCAGTGGGGCAAACGTTCCTGTTATGCCAGAACCCAGTGTGCAAGAGGCTCCTGAACCGCACATTGTGCCTGATAAAGAAAGCAAACGGGTTAAACGGGTAAAAAATGAAGGGGATAAAACCAATAAAACCGTTGCAACAGCGAATACTCAAGCCCCTGCAACGACTGAGACAGCTAAATCGGAGCTTGCCGCTAAATCTGAGGCGGTTGTCCCTTTAAAAACTGAGCAGACAGCGACTTCTCCAACACCTGCGAAAGAGGATGAGAAAAAAGAAGATGAGAAAAAAGAGGTGGTGAAAGCGACCGAAGCCACTGAACCCAGTCCTACGTCAGAAGTGAAAACCAGCGTTGCTCCCGATACGACACCCCCCGCCGTAGATGTACCAAAAGTGGACGCAAAGACCACAGACGCACCCATAAAAGACGCGCCCATAAAAACGGAGTTAACCCCAACAGCGGCAGATAAACCACCTGTAGCAGACGCATCAGGGTCTGATGAGGAGAATACTGATAAGGCAATGGCGAGTGGTGATGAAGAGAAGGCGAAGCCCGCGCCAGTAAAAAAGACGCAGTCTCACGCAAGAGGGGCAAAACCCGCGACGGTTAGTAAAAAAAGCGTGACAACTGTTAATAAGCCTGTTGTTAGTAAATCTGTTAAAAGCAAATCAGCCGTAACAAAAAAACCAACAACAGCAACGAAAAGCAAGTTGCAATCAACGGTTAAAAGTAAGGCGAAAGCACCTGTAAAAACAACAGCAACAACAAAGAAACCCAGCAGTAAAAAACCCAGTGTGATAAAGCCGTTAGTCACCACGAAAGCAAAAACCAAAACCAATAAGGCGACTAAGGATAAGTAGGTGGCAATGTAGGTGCGGGTGTGTTCGCACCTATTTTGTCGCTTATGTTATGGTTTATAGAACGCAGTTGAAATTTTCTATGGTGTTTATACGGTTATTTTTTATTAATATCGTTCTCTTGGCTTTAAGACCGCTTGTTATTCCCCATCTTCTTTAAATGGGGAATGTTCCCATAAATCCGCCATATATGCTTCTATTGCTGGTGTTTCTTGGGTTAAAAAACGCTGTACGATATGGGTAAAACGCTCATCTGCCAGCCAGTGTGCTGACCATGTTGGTGTGGGCAGAAAACCGCGACTAATTTTATGTTCGCCTTGCGCACCCGCTTCAAAGCGAGTTAGTTTATTTTTAATACAATAATCAATGGTTTGGTAGTAGCATAGTTCAAAATGTAAGTGCGGAAAGTGTGCGCTACATCCCCAGTGTCTTCCGTAAAGTGTATGCGAGCCGCGTAGGTTAAATGCGCTGGCAACATACTCATCCCCTAAACGTGCCATTACTAACACAATATTATCGGGCATTGTTTTACTAATCGTTTTAAAAAATGCGAGTGATAAGGTTGGCACGCCTGACTTACGTTCAAACGTTGAGCTATAAAATGCGTGAAATTGTTCCCAGTGTGCATCGGTCGCTTGAT contains:
- a CDS encoding sensor histidine kinase, translating into MLQHWVILLVSFSYLGILFGIAYYGDKRADSGHSLISNPYVYTLSIAIYCTAWSFYGSVGRATTSGMGFLPIYLGATLTAALFWLILRKIIRIAHRYRITSIADFIGSRYGKSASLSGLVTIIAVIGILPYIALQLKAISSSLDIVSQYPILMMPKQLGLRPIWFDTAFYIALILAIFTILFGTRHLDATERHEGMVAAIAFESIVKLLAFLAVGIFVTWGLFTGPTDLFTQAFAVPELQKRMTMESVTGGYINWFTLIILSMCSILFLPRQFQVGVVENVNEQHLKTASWLFPLYLLIINIFVFPIALAGQLLFTQQAIDPDTYVLTLPMFAKAEGLTLLVFIGGLSAAASMVIVETIALATMVSNDLLMPILLRINRLNLSARQDLGRLLLLIRRCTIACILLLGYGYYRLIGESYALVTIGLVSFAAAAQFAPAIFLGIYWKGANRQGALVGLSMGFFIWSYTLLLPAFAKSGWLSMDFIEKGLLNIALLKPYQLFGLTGLDNITHAVFWSLFFNLLGLIIVSLFSHKRTLERLQASLFVDVFHTERNEQIYYRHGQGNIADLKALTIRFLGEEKTNQAFKNYAQQKKFNLNEQTPTTPQLITFVEQLLTGAIGSASAHIMVASVIKGEPLSVQDVLQILEETSQVRAYSRQLEQKSHELEMATRELRTVNERLQELDHLKDEFVATVSHELRTPLTSIRAFSEILLNNPTIDLEQRQQFLDIIVKEAERLTRLINDVLDLAKIESGRMEWHKSTHDLRELITTACAAVSQLFHERHIHLLPQLPENALLAEVDRDRLIQVLINLLSNASKFTEAETGQVIVRLLSEKQWLNIEVEDNGSGIPATHLQKVFEKFHQVDDQQAGKPKGTGLGLTICQRIVEQHGGKIWAENIAVGGVKFIIRLPNYVLLPNHG
- a CDS encoding ABC transporter substrate binding protein, producing the protein MKRIKRFFYMVGCVFLISVLCGYGYAADKGTYSTAPTLHQGKKWRIGYLEGGTLATYPLNVIAIVKGLEELEWLSLPTIPKLADSKDTKALWQWLVQNVKSDYIEFVAEAYWSSNWDEKQRPVTKATVIKYLNEKQDIDLMLALGTWAGQDLANDEHHVATIVASTSDALASKIIKSATDSGFDHLHAKVDVTRFERQIRLFNDVVNFKKLGVVYEDTDEGRSFAAIPIIQTVANERKFDVVSCYAAFSGVEIAEAENNVLRCYKEIAPKVEAVYVTIHRGITAKTLPVIAQNLIDNKVASFAQQGSSQVQAGVLLSMASPGFQDVGRFYAATIAKIFNGAKPRELSQIFEDPIRIAINMATANLIGFEPPIVIFGIADEIYQDIEVPK
- a CDS encoding electron transfer flavoprotein subunit alpha/FixB family protein encodes the protein MRILVIAEHDNNSLKASTLNTLKAASLVGGDIHVLVAGHNAQSVAQAVATVAGVSKVLHVEAPYYANPLAESFADLILSIAKNYSHLFAAATTFGKNVMPRVAALLDVAQLSEISAVISADTFVRPIFAGNVLATVQSKDAIKVITVRITNFEAASTGNASAPIESISAVADNSRAQFVSQALSKSERPELTNARVVISGGRGMASGENFYLLEKIADKLNAAIGASRAAVDAGFVPNDYQVGQTGKVVAPELYIAVGISGAIQHLAGMKDSKVIVAINKDEEAPIFQVADYGLVGDLFTLLPELEKELG
- a CDS encoding DMT family transporter, giving the protein MDTHDRPHNILLYTLLALFAFAANSLFCRMALGGQLIDGASFTMIRLISGAITLASISFLFKKSTWQAVRMDYFSAGLLFLYAITFSFAYQYLTTGTGALILFGAVQATMISVALWRGERPHFIEWIGLIFAIIGLIYLVFPSLNAPPLLGSLLMAVAGIAWGGYSLRGRGVHHPITATAKNFIGTLPFTIIVSAILWQTATYSVQGIVLAILSGAFASGIGYAIWYTALTGLTATRAATVQLSVPIIAAMAGIIFLGEVLSLHLFISSTLILGGIGLAVFARKL